In one window of Nothobranchius furzeri strain GRZ-AD chromosome 11, NfurGRZ-RIMD1, whole genome shotgun sequence DNA:
- the LOC139061926 gene encoding uncharacterized protein, which yields MLSVLCFSPCATKTLHSAWTRWRTTGHGSCFTLFPQRGPDTTHLAEGTSSVPHTHSGGPILASHALVGRHFPAPGGPTLEIASSQGPSVPSWRLNLSSSSRTTGPVSLAPDGCGLESAELSQAVIQTIQNTRAPSTRPLYDCKWRVFEAWCQGRDISPSQCPVIVILSFLQELLDGKKAFSTTKVYLAAISARHSGFEKKLASQHPLVCSFMRGARRLLPVSRPLVLSWDLSLLLKALSGPPFEPKDGLDLKVLSLKVVLLLALISTK from the coding sequence atgctcagtgtcctctgtttCTCTCCCTGCGCGACCAAGACGCTCCACtcagcgtggacgcgctggcgcacgactggccatggGAGCTGCTTTACACTTTTCCCTCAGagaggccctgataccacccaccttgctgagggtactagCTCAGTTCCACacactcattctggtggccccatactggccagccatgcattggttggcagacattttccagctcctggagggccaaccttggaaattgCCTCCTCGCAGGGACCTAGTGTCCCAAGCTGGCGGCTCAATCTTTCATCCTCATCCAGAACGACTGGCCCTGTGAGCTTGGCCCCTGACGGGTGTGGGTTAGAGTCAGCAGAGCTGTCCCAGGCGGTCATTCAAACCATTCAGAatactagggccccctccactaggcccctatatgactgtaaatggagggtgtttgaagcctggtgccaGGGCAGGGATATCTCACCCTCCCAGTGCCCAGTgattgtcattctgtctttcctgcaagaattgctggatgggaagaaggctttctccaccactaaagtgtacctagcagccatttccgcccgacactcgGGTTTTGAGAAGAAACTGGctagtcaacaccccctggtgtgtagtttCATGAGGggtgcgcgcaggcttctccctgtgtctcgacccctggtgctctcatgggatctgtccttgctgctgaaggccctctccgggcctccatttgagcctaaggacggcctggaccttaaggtcctgtctcttaaggtggtgctactcctggctttgatcTCTACAAAGTGA